From the Deltaproteobacteria bacterium genome, one window contains:
- a CDS encoding BrnT family toxin encodes MDVFIKGFDWDEANLKKLGKHGVVQEEAEEIFYLSPFVDEGAYEKKKKRYRCLGITSGGRYLAAFFTIRRGFIRNISVRPMRRQERKLYAEKKTT; translated from the coding sequence ATGGATGTTTTTATTAAAGGATTTGACTGGGATGAGGCCAATTTGAAAAAACTTGGCAAACACGGTGTTGTTCAGGAAGAGGCCGAGGAAATTTTTTATTTGTCTCCGTTTGTTGACGAGGGGGCCTATGAGAAGAAAAAAAAAAGATACCGTTGTTTGGGGATTACTTCGGGCGGCCGTTATTTGGCCGCGTTCTTCACCATCCGGCGCGGTTTTATACGGAATATCTCCGTGAGACCGATGCGACGACAAGAAAGGAAGCTTTATGCAGAAAAGAAAACCACTTAA